One segment of Asaia bogorensis NBRC 16594 DNA contains the following:
- a CDS encoding LysR family transcriptional regulator has translation MTAHSLINRLKLRHLRLILELEATNNLHRAAERMNLSQPSVSKLLQEVEHALNTRLFERSSQGVFPTPSGVLAARHARLMLNDIDRLQLDMNAMQEGTYGTVRVGSIVAALPDIISPVFARIAQTQPGISLSLTIDTSDGLLLGMETGRLDFVIGRALGLHGPMALDCRELALEPLCVVTSIHNPMPDPGTLTLQDVANEKWILQTAPSPMRRAIEAAFTTALLPLPAHPIEASSMFATIDLLLHSCLLAVIPCSVSQHHEKAGLIRRLSVAMPDFLGPFSLISQPGRPLSPAAQLVFSAIEQESIRIPDRSVQSCF, from the coding sequence ATGACCGCCCATTCTCTCATCAACCGTCTCAAGCTGCGTCATCTCCGGCTCATTCTGGAACTTGAAGCGACCAATAACCTGCACCGCGCTGCCGAGCGGATGAATCTCTCCCAGCCTTCGGTGTCCAAGCTGCTGCAGGAGGTCGAACACGCGCTGAACACACGTCTTTTCGAGCGCTCGTCACAGGGGGTATTTCCCACCCCAAGCGGCGTTCTGGCCGCGCGCCATGCCCGCCTGATGCTCAATGATATCGACAGGCTCCAGCTCGATATGAACGCGATGCAGGAAGGGACCTATGGCACGGTGCGCGTGGGCTCGATTGTGGCCGCCCTGCCCGACATCATTTCGCCCGTCTTTGCCCGCATCGCCCAGACGCAACCGGGCATCAGTCTCTCACTGACCATCGACACAAGCGATGGCCTCTTGCTGGGTATGGAAACGGGTCGCCTCGACTTCGTCATTGGGCGAGCACTCGGCTTGCACGGCCCGATGGCGCTCGATTGTCGTGAGCTCGCCCTGGAGCCGCTTTGCGTCGTGACCAGCATCCATAACCCGATGCCCGACCCCGGCACCCTGACACTGCAGGACGTCGCGAACGAAAAATGGATTCTCCAGACGGCACCGAGCCCCATGAGACGGGCGATAGAAGCCGCATTCACCACCGCACTTCTGCCCTTGCCCGCCCATCCCATCGAAGCGTCTTCGATGTTCGCGACCATCGACCTGTTGCTTCATTCCTGCCTGCTGGCGGTCATTCCCTGCAGCGTGAGCCAACATCACGAAAAAGCCGGGCTCATACGCCGTCTTTCAGTTGCCATGCCCGATTTCCTCGGGCCCTTCTCACTCATCAGCCAGCCGGGACGACCGCTTTCCCCCGCGGCACAGCTGGTTTTCAGCGCTATTGAACAGGAGTCGATCAGAATTCCTGATCGGTCAGTTCAATCTTGCTTCTAG
- a CDS encoding LysR family transcriptional regulator gives MSHSHLGPFWFIASRLKLRHLQLLAAFSRHSTLLAAAESLGMAQPAASKLIGDLEELMKIRLFRLEGRRMIPTFAGEVLTRHALVMLDELERTRVELNALVDGRIGHVSIGAIDGPVVQSLADMLRIAQDDYPEIELEIRSGPSDSLFQMLIDGQIDIMLGRRPVIPSAHPVSYEEIASEQLVVAAAPDHPLAVSGPHTLETLSEFPWILQRRGSRSRQRLEELFLERELPLPTRIVSSDSWMMTLAYITRSQALTLLSAPAAALQSDFGQIAILPIDFSFNVAPWGIMTVRERAPTPAALTVMTLLRQCIPQISLSQQV, from the coding sequence ATGTCACATTCCCATCTTGGCCCGTTCTGGTTCATCGCGTCGCGTCTCAAGCTTCGGCATCTGCAACTTCTCGCGGCTTTTTCGCGCCACTCGACGCTGTTGGCCGCGGCCGAGAGCCTTGGCATGGCCCAGCCTGCCGCTTCCAAACTCATCGGCGATCTCGAGGAGTTGATGAAAATCCGGCTGTTCCGGCTGGAGGGGCGACGGATGATCCCCACCTTTGCAGGCGAGGTCCTGACCCGCCATGCGCTGGTCATGCTCGATGAACTCGAGCGTACGCGCGTTGAACTGAACGCCCTTGTCGATGGCAGGATTGGCCATGTCTCGATTGGCGCCATCGATGGCCCGGTGGTGCAGTCGCTCGCCGACATGTTGCGCATTGCACAGGATGATTATCCTGAAATCGAGCTCGAGATACGCAGTGGCCCAAGCGACAGTCTTTTCCAGATGCTCATCGATGGACAGATCGACATCATGCTGGGCCGTCGCCCCGTCATTCCGTCGGCTCATCCTGTAAGCTATGAGGAGATTGCATCAGAGCAACTCGTTGTGGCAGCAGCTCCAGACCATCCGCTCGCTGTTTCGGGGCCGCATACGCTCGAAACCCTGTCTGAATTTCCCTGGATTCTCCAGCGTCGCGGCAGCCGGTCGCGCCAGCGCCTAGAGGAACTCTTTCTCGAGCGCGAACTGCCCCTGCCAACCCGCATCGTCTCATCGGATTCCTGGATGATGACACTCGCCTACATCACGCGCAGCCAGGCGCTCACCCTGCTTTCGGCCCCGGCCGCCGCCCTGCAATCAGATTTCGGTCAGATCGCAATTCTGCCGATCGATTTTTCCTTCAATGTCGCCCCGTGGGGGATCATGACCGTGCGTGAACGCGCGCCAACTCCGGCAGCCCTTACCGTCATGACACTCCTGCGCCAGTGCATCCCGCAGATATCGCTGAGCCAGCAGGTCTAG